From the Sebastes fasciatus isolate fSebFas1 chromosome 3, fSebFas1.pri, whole genome shotgun sequence genome, one window contains:
- the spink4 gene encoding serine peptidase inhibitor, Kazal type 4 — MIGRVVFLGLLLICVATDAEENNGLMRKASCPVMEEIMACPLNLAPVCGSDGNTYANECTLCVRSHTIKMDILVAKEESC, encoded by the exons ATGATCGGAAGAGTTGTTTTTCTGGGACTCCTGCTCATCTGTGTGGCTACAG ATGCTGAGGAGAACAATGGACTCATGAGAaag GCTTCCTGTCCAGTCATGGAGGAGATCATGGCGTGCCCCCTGAACCTCGCTCCTGTGTGCGGCAGCGATGGGAACACCTACGCCAACGAGTGTACCCTGTGTGTCCGCAGCCA TACAATCAAGATGGACATCTTGGTTGCCAAAGAGGAGAGCTGCTGA
- the stra6l gene encoding STRA6-like yields MIRNQVEHNITKIMDCHSGISMELFLHMSLVPAVLIVAVLSFLQKRAQTLAIDHRLPPFLGGRFAIVVPLDTIGSLSNRWSYGFAFGAVSSSVLLLFSERYIPFTVPPWARAIVYLVGALEVGLVYFPFFACLSTPFRAPGAVLGILYSLSWIIVTVWDSFTCPNGKILGKYQKVIVQWPCILSLIFLLGRFIYILVKAVRIHLQVEQEDPEELIEQHQVQHVKRLLQKTPAHSKPLSWFQSRVYEWDPHFKFPNRIIGTVIISLIGLYTMTLADYSLSNVVFDEVDRWKNTLKQMVNLSNETEALAAMIPPLEEFIDVARKSWLATTIFASLNSVAYCFHVLACYRKHLKRLWKGQKGFLPKKFHKPSSALSVASIARYSGWQIAFTLWGYLIVHFVHFVFALLLVYALVLPIQQGNALSMLANLGIILLTIGLVIGLVILQVALVQIFFLQDKMSPTDKHKPLALNNRKAFHCFNYFFFFYNVVMGVSNCILRLLCSIVMGTWLVSRIDRTIMQRGYESMDAGYSTWIGMIFADHYHNNPVMVCFCQLLVSNSLERHTASAYCTFNNVASESPKNSHARRRWKLFYTLLRNPHLILLRKHHLSSSSSIHTSSSSSSPPWSDTVVQACIMAYQTQSRRAESPSPPEIIVTPAEDC; encoded by the exons ATGATAAGAAACCAGGTGGAACATAA CATCACCAAAATTATGGACTGTCACAGTGGGATCTCTATGGAGCTCTTCCTGCACATGTCACTCGTACCAGCA GTGTTGATTGTGGCGGTGCTGTCGTTCCTCCAGAAAAGAGCCCAGACACTGGCCATCGACCACAGACTTCCTCCCTTCCTGGGGGGACGTTTTGCCATTGTGGT GCCTTTGGATACTATAGGCAGCCTCAGTAATCGTTGGTCCTATGGGTTTGCATTCGGCGCCGTGTCCTCCAGCGTCCTGCTGCTCTTCTCTGAACGCTACATCCCCTTCACTGTCCCGCCCTGGGCCAGAG CTATAGTGTATCTGGTTGGAGCTTTAGAGGTGGGCCTGGTCTATTTCCCTTTCTTTGCCTGTCTGTCTACACCTTTCAGAGCGCCTGGGGCCGTGCTGGGAATCCTCTACTCTCTGTCCTG gaTCATCGTTACAGTCTGGGATTCATTCACCTGTCCCAATGGTAAG ATTCTGGGTAAATACCAGAAGGTGATTGTCCAGTGGCCCTGCATCCTCTCCCTCATCTTCCTCTTGGGACGATTTATCTACATTCTGGTTAAAGCTGTTCGAATACATCTGCAAGTGGAGCAGGAG GACCCCGAGGAGCTGATTGAGCAGCACCAGGTGCAGCATGTTAAGAGACTGCTGCAGAAAACACCTGCACACAG TAAGCCCCTCAGCTGGTTCCAGAGCAGAGTGTATGAATGGGACCCTCACTTCAAGTTCCCCAACAGGATCATCGGCACTGTCATTATATCCCTTATAGGCCTGTATACG ATGACCCTGGCAGACTACAGTCTCAGTAATGTGGTGTTTGACGAAGTAGACCGGTGGAAGAATACACTAAAACAGATGGTTAACCTTTCTAACGAGACTGAAGCTCTGGCAGCCATGATACCACCGCTGGAAGAATTCATCGACGTGGCTCGGA AGTCTTGGCTAGCTACCACCATCTTTGCTAGTCTCAATTCTGTAGCCTATTGCTTCCACGTCTTGGCATGTTACAG AAAACACTTGAAGAGGCTGTGGAAAGGGCAGAAGGGTTTCCTTCCTAAGAAGTTTCACAAGCCTAGCTCTGCTTTAAGCGTA GCTTCCATCGCAAGATACTCTGGTTGGCAGATTGCGTTTACACTGTGGG GCTATCTGATTGTCCATTTTGTCCACTTCGTGTTTGCTCTGCTGTTGGTCTACGCACTGGTTCTTCCTATACAGCAAGGAAATGCACTGAGCATGCTCGCCAACCTGGGGATTATACT TCTGACCATCGGTCTGGTCATCGGGCTGGTGATTCTCCAGGTAGCTCTGGTTCAGATCTTCTTCCTCCAGGACAAAATGTCTCCTACTGACAAACACAAACCTCTGGCCCTCAACAACCG gaAGGCGTTCCACTGCTTCAactacttcttctttttctacaACGTGGTGATGGGGGTCAGCAACTGCATATTGAGATTGCTGTGCAGCATTGTGATGGGAACGTGGCTGGTGTCGCGCATAGACCGGACCATTATGCAGAGAGGATATGAAAGCATGGATGCTG GCTACAGTACTTGGATTGGGATGATCTTTGCTGACCACTATCATAACAATCCAGTCATGGTGTGTTTCTGCCAGCTGTTGGTCTCCAACTCGCTGGAGAGACACACTGCATCTGCATACTGCACATTCAACAACGTGGCATCTG aatCCCCTAAGAACAGCCATGCTAGGAGGCGTTGGAAGTTATTTTATACCTTGCTGAGGAACCCTCATCTGATCCTGCTCAGAAAGCACCAcctctcctcatcttcatcaatacacacatcatcatcatcatcgtctcCTCCCTGGTCAGACACAGTGGTGCAGGCCTGCATCATGGCGTATCAAACACAGAGCCGGCGAGCAGAGTCACCGTCACCACCAGAGATTATAGTCACACCAGCAGAAGACTGTTAA